A section of the Pygocentrus nattereri isolate fPygNat1 chromosome 18, fPygNat1.pri, whole genome shotgun sequence genome encodes:
- the LOC108433279 gene encoding tsukushin, producing MGSHLGGSLALLLILHVTAVKMCHPGCQCEVESFGLFSSFILTKVDCSGVGPSMVHVAIPLDTLSLDLSFNNIRSIEDSELSGPGYTTLSSLDLSNNLISVVNGSMFSKLRYLQTLDLSRNSVEVLMEGCFTGLPLAEVDLSYNQIHEVNLNAFTVRNQGRPLSVDLSHNLLRAITRIPHLQLPNIQSLDLAGNQLNSVPELQDVSLRSLNLDDNPISVIDKQSFAGLKDLVHLSLSEMPELHTIEPEGLQDLQNLQVLDLSHNSKLKSLSTEVFSGLKLLQELNLSDSGVVSLPTNILQLLPSIRAIVLRDKVNCWKVHKQEPFRRHARQSNTMETLTCDVTGVVQ from the coding sequence ATGGGCAGCCATCTGGGAGGAAGCCTTGCCCTGCTGCTCATTCTCCATGTAACTGCAGTGAAGATGTGCCACCCTGGATGTCAATGTGAGGTTGAGAGCTTTGGATTATTCAGTAGTTTCATCCTGACCAAAGTGGACTGCAGTGGCGTGGGTCCAAGCATGGTGCATGTTGCGATTCCATTGGACACCTTGTCCCTGGACCTTTCTTTTAACAACATCCGTTCCATCGAAGACTCCGAGCTCTCCGGCCCTGGGTACACAACCCTTTCCAGCCTCGACCTAAGCAACAACCTCATCTCCGTTGTGAACGGCAGCATGTTTTCCAAGCTGCGCTATCTTCAGACGCTAGATTTGAGCCGGAACTCTGTTGAGGTCCTCATGGAGGGCTGTTTCACTGGCCTGCCTCTTGCTGAGGTAGATCTGAGCTACAACCAGATTCATGAAGTTAACCTGAACGCGTTCACCGTCAGGAACCAAGGAAGACCCCTGAGTGTGGATCTGTCCCATAATTTGTTAAGGGCTATTACAAGGATTCCACATCTACAGCTTCCCAACATTCAGAGTCTTGATTTGGCAGGAAATCAGCTGAATTCAGTACCAGAACTCCAGGATGTCTCGCTTAGGTCCTTGAACCTGGATGATAACCCCATTTCTGTCATTGATAAACAGAGTTTTGCTGGACTGAAGGATCTAGtccacctctctctgtctgagatGCCTGAATTGCACACAATCGAACCTGAAGGTTTGCAGGATCTTCAGAACCTCCAAGTGCTTGACCTGTCGCATAACAGCAAACTGAAATCATTGAGTACAGAAGTTTTCAGTGGCCTTAAACTGCTGCAGGAGCTCAATTTGTCAGACTCTGGAGTTGTGTCTTTACCCACAAATATCCTACAGCTCCTCCCGAGCATCAGGGCGATTGTTCTGAGGGATAAAGTGAACTGTTGGAAGGTCCACAAACAGGAACCATTTCGTAGACATGCCAGACAGAGTAACACCATGGAGACGTTGACCTGTGATGTGACTGGCGTTGTTCAGTGA